In Bacillus weihaiensis, the genomic stretch ATTGGAAATCACCAAAGAATGAATAAAATATTGTTCTCATCCTACACTAATGAATACGAGGAGGGACTCATCATGAGGGATCGTCATATAAAATGGTTGTTACGTATTTCGATTACATTATTAGGGTTACTCACCATCTATGTGTTCTTTAAGCTATACTCTATTTGGGAACCCTTTTATCTTATTGCTAAGGCTATACTGATCCCCTTCTTAATTGGTGCTTTTATTACATATTTACTCCATCCTGTTATAGAGAAGCTACATAGTACAGGAGTTCCAAGGACGATTTCCATTCTTATCATTTATTTTTTGTTTTTCGGCTTAATTGGATATGGAATTTATAGAGGGATTCCTGTATTAGTAAATCAGTTACGAGACTTATCGGAGAATTTTCCAAAACTTTCAATGTCTTATACAAATTGGGTAGAGTCTATTCATGATCAGACCGATAGATGGCCAGTAGGCGTAAATGAACGAATTGATACAATGTTTCAAAAGACTGAGGAGTGGCTAGCATTAACAATTGAGAATGTCATTAATAGTTTGAAGGGCATTTTTGATTACATCTTGCTATTGGCCATCATTCCCTTTTTGGTGTTTTATATGTTAAAGGATTTTGATCAATTGAAAAAGGCAGGGTGGTACTTAACCCCTAGAAAATGGAGAAATGAGGCTATTCAATTTTTAAAGGATATTGACCACTCTCTAGGAAATTACATTCGAGGTCAATTGTTTGTTTGTTTCATAATAGGTTTACTTGCTTTTGTTTCGTTATGGTTTTTTGGTATAAAGTATCCACTGATCTTAGGATTATTGATCGGTATTACAAATATTATTCCTTATTTTGGTCCCATCATTGGGGCTATACCTGCGGTAATCATTGCGGCCACTATGTCGACTAAAACCGTCATTATTGTCATTATCATCATAATGGCTTTACAATTTATTGAGGGAAATATATTAGGACCTCTCGTTGTGGGGAAGAGTCTCCATATGCACCCAATTATTATCATGCTTGCTCTTTTGGCTGGAGGAGAAATCGCAGGAATACTTGGATTAATGCTGGCCGTGCCAATCATTGTGATCTTAAGGGTGATGCTAGTTCATGCAGTGTCGTTAAGAAGACAACAAAGCCAACATTGACAATTATGTGGAGCTTGTCTATAATTCACGTTAGAATATTGTTAAAACGATGAAGGAATAAGTATGTTGTTACCGCTTCTAGAGAGGAATCTTCCTTGGCTGTAAAAGATTCTAAGTAGGAACAAACAGAAAGCTAATCCTAAGTGCAGAAAAACCTGCCGTTTAAACCACGTTACGGTTTTAGAGGTGATGGGCACTATGTCCATAATCAGGGTGGTACCGCGAGCTAACTCTCGTCCCTGTGTAAAGAATGCATTCTTTTCACAGAGACGGGAGTTTTTTGTCTACTACCAAAGAAAGTCTTTGTGTGATAAAGGTAAAATGAATAAGGAGGATACATATGAAAAATTTACAGTCTCAAGAAGTGCGACAAATGTTCTTAGATTTTTTTAAAGAGAAAGGACATGCAGTTGAGCCAAGTGCTTCTCTTGTACCACATGAGGATCCAACGTTATTATGGATTAACAGTGGTGTAGCAACTTTAAAGAAGTATTTCGATGGGCGTGTTATTCCAGCTAATCCGAGAATTTGTAATGCTCAAAAATCAATCCGAACAAATGATATTGAAAATGTCGGGAAAACAGCTAGGCACCATACGTTTTTTGAGATGTTAGGTAATTTCTCCATTGGGGACTATTTTAAAGTAGAAGCAATTGAATGGGCATGGGAATTCCTAACAAGTGAAAAGTGGATTGGATTTGATCCAGACAAGCTATCTGTAACGATTCATCCAGAAGATCAAGAGGCTTTTGATATTTGGAAAGATAAGATTGGTGTGCCTGAAGAACGAATTATTCGTCTGGAAGGGAATTTCTGGGATATAGGCGAAGGTCCAAGTGGTCCTAACACAGAAATTTTCTATGATAGAGGAGAAGCATATGGAAATGACCAGAACGATCCTGAGTTATATCCTGGTGGAGAGAATGACCGTTATTTAGAGGTATGGAATCTTGTTTTCTCTCAATTCAACCATAATCCAGATGGTACATATACCCCTCTTCCAAAGAAAAATATTGATACAGGTATGGGCTTAGAACGAATGGTTTCTGTTATCCAGGATGTTCAGACAAATTTTGACACAGATCTTTTCATCCCAATTATTCGAGCTACTGAAGAAATTTCAGGTGAAAAGTATCGTACAGATGCAGAGAAAGATGTTGCGTTTAAAGTAATTGCCGATCATGTAAGAACAGTAAGTTTTGCTATTAGTGATGGAGCACTACCTTCAAATGAAGGACGCGGCTATGTATTACGTCGTTTGCTACGTAGAGCAGTTCGTTATGCAAAGCAGATTAATATTCACCGTCCATTTATGTTTGAGCTGGTTCCTGTGGTTGCTGAAATCATGGTAGATTTCTACCCTGAAGTAAAAACCAAGACAGAATTTATTCAAAAAGTCATTAAAAATGAAGAAGAACGCTTCCATGAAACACTAAATGAAGGACTGGCTATCCTAAATGAAGTCATGAAGACTCAAAGGGACAAAGGTCAAGATATTATCCCTGGAGAAGATGTGTTCCGCTTATATGACACATATGGTTTCCCAGTTGAGTTAACTGAGGAATATGCAGAAGAAGAGGGAATGAAGGTGGACCAAGAGGGCTTTGAAGCAGAAATGGGACGTCAAAGAGACAGAGCTCGTGCTGCTATTCAAAAAGTCGACTCTATGCAAGTTCAAGGTGGGGTTCTTGGAGATATTAAAGCGGAAAGTGAATTCGTTGGATATACAAAGTTAACGGTTGAAAATGCACATGTTATTGTCATGGTAAAGGATGGAGAAGAGATAACAAGTGCTTCTGAAGGTGATGAATTCCAGCTGATTTTAGATCAAACTCCATTCTATGCCGAGAGTGGTGGACAAATTGCTGATGAAGGAACATTAGCTAATGAAGCAGTGACGTTAAAGGTGAAAAATGTTCAAAAGGCTCCGAATGGACAAAACCTTCATCACGTTGTCGTTGAAAGTGGAGAGATTAAATCGGGAGATACAGTAGTGGCAACTGTTGCAGGTGAGAACCGCTCTGGAGTTATTAAAAATCATACAGCAACTCATCTATTACATCAGGCATTAAAAGATGTACTAGGAACACATGTAAATCAAGCGGGATCATTAGTGACGAAGGATAGATTACGTTTTGATTTTTCACATTTTGGTCAAGTGACACAGGATGAATTAACTCAGATTGAACAAATAGTGAATGAGAAAATTTGGAAAAGTATCGATGTGAATACGGATTATAAATCCTTAAACGAAGCAAAAGAAATGGGAGCAATGGCATTATTCGGTGAAAAATATGGTGACATTGTTCGTGTTGTTCAAGTAGGCGACTATAGTCTTGAGCTTTGTGGGGGATGTCATGTTCAAAATACAGCAACGATTGGTCTTTTCAAAATTGTTGGCGAATCGGGTATTGGAGCTGGCACAAGAAGAATTGAAGCTGTTACAGGAAAAGCTGCTTATCAATCCATTAATGAGCAACTGAACAAATTAACAGAAGCAGCAGATCTGCTAAAAGCGAATCCAAAGGATGTTATTTCACGAATTAATGGGTTACTTCAAGATTACCGTTCTCTACAACGTGAAAATGAATCTTTAGTTGCTAAGTTAGGAAACATGGAAGCCAGTACGATTGTAGATCAAGCAATTACAATTAATGGAGTAACCGTTCTAGCTGCAAAAGTGAATGCGAAAGATATGAATAGCTTACGAGGAATGATGGATGACTTGAAAAATAAGTTACAATCCGTTATTGTTGTTCTCGGAGCTGCTGAAGACGGAAAAGTTAACTTGGTCGCTGGAGTTACGAAGGATTTAGTTGATAAAGGCTACCATGCTGGAAAGCTAATTAAAGAAGTTGCTGAACGATGCGGTGGAAAAGGCGGCGGTCGTCCAGAAATGGCTCAAGCTGGTGCTAAAAACCCTGAAAAGTTAGGAGAAGCACTTAAATATGTCGAAGAATGGGTTGAATCCGTTTTATAAATTGAAAAAGTAGTGTAAAATGTAAGTAAGATTGGACAAGCAGATTCCATTCATGAATCTGAGAAAGAGGTGCGAATGTGAGTTCATTTGATAAAACGATGAAATTTAACTTTTCTGACGAAACGGTCGAAACGAATGTAAATGATGTCCTTTACACTGTGTACGATGCTTTGCAAGAAAAAGGATATAATCCTATTAATCAAATCGTAGGCTATTTGCTTTCAGGAGACCCTGCCTACATTCCACGTCATCGTGATGCACGGAATTTAATTCGCAAACTTGAGCGAGATGAATTGATCGAAGAGCTAGTTAAATCTTATTTACAAAAGAGAACGTAAGGTTTTAGAGGAATGGATTTTGGGTAAGATATTCAAGTTCATGTATGTTTAGACCATTTCCTATTACTTAGTACAAAATGAAAGGCATCTATTATGCGAATACTTGGATTAGATCTTGGTACGAAAACATTAGGCGTAGCAGTAAGCGATGAGTTAGGCTGGACAGCACAAGGAATTGAGACCATTAAGATAAACGAAGCGAGTCATGACTATCAGTTAGGAAGACTTTCAGAGATTATTGGTGAGCATTCTGTTGAGAAAATTGTACTAGGTATTCCTAAGAACATGAATGGGACACTTGGACCAAGAGCTGAAGCAAGTCAACATTTTGCTCAATTGTTAGAAAAGAAATTTCAATTACCGGTTATTCTCTGGGACGAGCGCTTGACAACAATGGCTGCTGAACGCATGTTAATTTCTGCTGACGTTAGCCGAAAGAAAAGAAAACAAGTCATAGATAAGATGGCTGCAGTGATGATTTTACAAGGATACTTAGATAGTTTAAATTAGAATGACTCACTAAAAAGAATATGGTCTTACTACTAATAAGATAAATGAAAGTTAATTAACTAATGAGGTGAATAGAATGGATCACGGCGAAAAACAAATTACTGTAATTGATGAGAATGGAAATGAGCAATTATGCGAGGTGCTTTTTACATTCGAGTCAGAAGAATTTAAGAAATCATATGTATTGTATTACCCAGTAGGTGCTGAAGAAGATGATAGTGAAGAAATTGAGATTCACGCTTCAAGCTTCAACCCACATGCAGA encodes the following:
- a CDS encoding DUF1292 domain-containing protein, translating into MDHGEKQITVIDENGNEQLCEVLFTFESEEFKKSYVLYYPVGAEEDDSEEIEIHASSFNPHAEGEDGELAPIETEEEWDLIEEMLNTFLDEEEEE
- the ruvX gene encoding Holliday junction resolvase RuvX yields the protein MRILGLDLGTKTLGVAVSDELGWTAQGIETIKINEASHDYQLGRLSEIIGEHSVEKIVLGIPKNMNGTLGPRAEASQHFAQLLEKKFQLPVILWDERLTTMAAERMLISADVSRKKRKQVIDKMAAVMILQGYLDSLN
- a CDS encoding AI-2E family transporter, whose amino-acid sequence is MRDRHIKWLLRISITLLGLLTIYVFFKLYSIWEPFYLIAKAILIPFLIGAFITYLLHPVIEKLHSTGVPRTISILIIYFLFFGLIGYGIYRGIPVLVNQLRDLSENFPKLSMSYTNWVESIHDQTDRWPVGVNERIDTMFQKTEEWLALTIENVINSLKGIFDYILLLAIIPFLVFYMLKDFDQLKKAGWYLTPRKWRNEAIQFLKDIDHSLGNYIRGQLFVCFIIGLLAFVSLWFFGIKYPLILGLLIGITNIIPYFGPIIGAIPAVIIAATMSTKTVIIVIIIIMALQFIEGNILGPLVVGKSLHMHPIIIMLALLAGGEIAGILGLMLAVPIIVILRVMLVHAVSLRRQQSQH
- a CDS encoding IreB family regulatory phosphoprotein; amino-acid sequence: MSSFDKTMKFNFSDETVETNVNDVLYTVYDALQEKGYNPINQIVGYLLSGDPAYIPRHRDARNLIRKLERDELIEELVKSYLQKRT
- the alaS gene encoding alanine--tRNA ligase translates to MKNLQSQEVRQMFLDFFKEKGHAVEPSASLVPHEDPTLLWINSGVATLKKYFDGRVIPANPRICNAQKSIRTNDIENVGKTARHHTFFEMLGNFSIGDYFKVEAIEWAWEFLTSEKWIGFDPDKLSVTIHPEDQEAFDIWKDKIGVPEERIIRLEGNFWDIGEGPSGPNTEIFYDRGEAYGNDQNDPELYPGGENDRYLEVWNLVFSQFNHNPDGTYTPLPKKNIDTGMGLERMVSVIQDVQTNFDTDLFIPIIRATEEISGEKYRTDAEKDVAFKVIADHVRTVSFAISDGALPSNEGRGYVLRRLLRRAVRYAKQINIHRPFMFELVPVVAEIMVDFYPEVKTKTEFIQKVIKNEEERFHETLNEGLAILNEVMKTQRDKGQDIIPGEDVFRLYDTYGFPVELTEEYAEEEGMKVDQEGFEAEMGRQRDRARAAIQKVDSMQVQGGVLGDIKAESEFVGYTKLTVENAHVIVMVKDGEEITSASEGDEFQLILDQTPFYAESGGQIADEGTLANEAVTLKVKNVQKAPNGQNLHHVVVESGEIKSGDTVVATVAGENRSGVIKNHTATHLLHQALKDVLGTHVNQAGSLVTKDRLRFDFSHFGQVTQDELTQIEQIVNEKIWKSIDVNTDYKSLNEAKEMGAMALFGEKYGDIVRVVQVGDYSLELCGGCHVQNTATIGLFKIVGESGIGAGTRRIEAVTGKAAYQSINEQLNKLTEAADLLKANPKDVISRINGLLQDYRSLQRENESLVAKLGNMEASTIVDQAITINGVTVLAAKVNAKDMNSLRGMMDDLKNKLQSVIVVLGAAEDGKVNLVAGVTKDLVDKGYHAGKLIKEVAERCGGKGGGRPEMAQAGAKNPEKLGEALKYVEEWVESVL